In Rhinolophus sinicus isolate RSC01 linkage group LG01, ASM3656204v1, whole genome shotgun sequence, the genomic stretch CATGGCAAGCCTATAAATTAGATTAGTGAATAGAATGACACTATTCCCAGCAGTTTTAAGCGAGAACTtgcaaaccaccaccaccaccacctatgCAGTAAAACGCAGTCCTAGATTTTAGGTTCTGTGACTTTCAGGGTCCTAAACAGGTCTTGTGGCTGACTGTTCTAGACACTAACACAAACTGAATAAGTAGCTTTCTATTAACCAGTGTACCTTTTAAGAACATTTTCACTTCATTATCAAGGAGCAATGTACGAACTCTTTCACTTACTGACATAAAGAATTATTCTGCTCTGGTCAATTCCCCATAATTAGTAAAagaacctttttaaaaagaatccttcCATTTCTACTTTAAATTGTAAATAATTAGTTGTATCACACGTCAGTATATTTCTGGatacattcaaagtaattttccttgctattttccaatttttgaggtaaacatacattttaatataaagtaaCATTGAAGCCTATCCCATTACTCTCAGCAGTACATAGTGCTTTCAACACATTCCTTTGAGGTACTGTACAAATCACAATCGCTTTCCTGAGTTTTTGCAGACAagaacattaaaagaaatgaactgcAGAAATTAAGGTCCAGATTACCGTTACCCTGTTTTACCTGTTCTTAGCTTAATACTGCAGAACAGACAGGATTGAGGAATACTGTTGCtcttaaaatggcaaaaatctgGTTTTCTGTCATAAACACAACCATTCATCTCTTTAGTCCAATAATGTTTGAAGTTAAAGCTCTTTATATTAGCACATGCCACCAATGTAATTGTGaggcaaacaaaaaataaagcaccACTCCAGGCACTTGACAGCAACTAAATCTCGAGAACAGCAGAATGGAATCAACACACGAGGTTCATGTCCTTCTGAAGTCAACACACTTGCACCTTGCTCCTTGGTGAGTGTTGTCTAGCTTGAACCGAACTGAGCATCGGCAGATGCTTTCTGTCATCTGGGGCTTTCAAATCAGAAGCTCTCATTGGATTCATTTTTCCTCCAAATCTACCCTGACTCTAAAGATTCAACTTAATTGTCGTCTTCCCCAGTACCCTTTGCAATTTAAACACTACTGGAAAGGGGCTCTATACCCTATGTAGCaggttttatgtgtgtgtgccaACATTCATTACacctttttaaagaagttatCACTGACTGCAACCAAACATTTTGTTCCATTCAACATACATATCAAGTTCTTTTTGAGATATGCTAGGCTGAATCTTGCAGAAAGCATTTTCAAAGTCTTGATATGTAACGGGCCTCAACTGGCTGGGCATAATGGCTGAAAGGTCTGTGGCTGGCATGGCGTGGAGGGGGCCCACCGCGGCTTCCTGACACAAATGAGCCACGTCTAGTCCAGAAAAGCCTTCTGTGCGCTGGACGAGCAGTGCAAACTCCTTGTCATTGAGACAGTAATTGTGCTGTGAGAGCAGTTGTACTATTATCTGGTGCCTCGCTGTGCTGTCAGGAAGTGGGATTAAAAGTCGTTTCATGAAGTACCTTCGAAGagattcatctatttcttctgGTTTACTGGTGGCACAAATTACTACGATTTGGTCCTCAGCCGATGTTAGTACAGTGTCCAGTTGCATCAGAAATTCGGTTCTCATCCGACTGACTGGACTGTGTTCCTCACTCACTTGAGAGGAGAGAAGCATGTCAATGTCACTAACAAAGATCACCGAGGGCTGGCGACACCTGGCCACAAGAAAAGAGGCATGGAtgattttctctgcttctcctaaCCACTTGGCAACTAGTCCAGAACCAGCGATTTTGAAAAATGTGGCCCCCAGCTGACTAGCTATGCATCTGCCCAATAATGTTTTGCCTGTTCCCCGAGGTCCAAATAAAAGGATGCTCCGAGGTAAGGCCGTCAGTCCACTGAACGCATCTGACCTCAACACTGGCCATAACACCTCCTCCTTAATGACAGCCTTTACTAGGTCGAGCCCAGCAATGTCATTCCAGTCCACTGGTGGTCCTTGGGTGATAATCTCATTGGTTACCAGGTCAATGAGGTGAGTGTCAGTATTCTTCAGTTGCTCGTCCACAGAGTGGTTGGATGAGGTAGCTGCACGGAGTCCAGGGCCTTGCATTGGGTGAGAGAGGAGCTGCCTGTGCTCGTCCCCATGCTCACTCATTACGGGTGACGTGTACTTCCCAAAGGATTCACTGGATCTTGATCCCAATGAATTTTTAGCAGTACTGTAGGAAGGAGGGGTCAGAGCCCTACTGGACTGGCTGCTGAATTTTCTTTGCTGTTCAGAGGACATTAGCTGCTTCGTTGGCTTAAATGCTAAGGATGATGTTTCAGCATTTCTGTCAAAACCATTCCCCCGATTTGAGTTTGAAATGCTGTTGTCGGGCATTCTGTACATAGGACTCTGTGTAGATCTCTGTTGGCCATAGCTGTAATTTCCATAACTGGAGTCCATGTCTCCTTGCCCTGCCATATAGAAGGCTTTCCGTTTGAGAGAACTTGCCGAACTGTTTGTCAGGGCCGAGGGTGCAATAGGTGTCAAACCGTGACCCTGATAGGTGTAGCCAGGAACCGTGGTGGGGGGCAGCGGTGTAGGGGCAGGAATTCCTGAAGGCAGGTATGCTGAAGGAGGAGGTGCACCCCCAGGGCTGTACCCGGATCCCACAGCAGTCTGAGGAGGATAGCTCGCAGAGGGATAGCTGTAACCGGAGAGGTTCGAAGTCCCATTGTAGCCCGGGACCAGGGCTGGTGGcgggggaggtggtggtggtggctgcagGAGCCCAGAGCTATGCAAAGGAGATGGATGAGGTGAAGGAAGTGCAGGTGCCGGTTGGCTACTGTAAGTAGAATGCAAATATGATCCGTTATATCCTGGGGCATATTCCTGAGAGGGCAGCCCTGCGTGAAGACTAGGTACGGTGTGGCTTCCACAGGTACTACTTGAATAACTGGGTTCTGTCAGGTTGCTGGCCACCCCAGGAGAGCTCCCTATACTCGCAGAGACATCTGCTGGAGGGAGGGCTGAACTGACTCCAGCTTTGCTGGCAGTGATAACATCTGGGACACAGTTCATGGGATACACAGCTTCTGAATTCAAGGAAGGCTGCCAGGGTTCGCTTTCATTTTTTCGACCATTCACTAGCCCTGATGGTGCATCTGAGTAGTTGCTGAGGACAGGTCGGTCCACAGGGCCTTCCAAAATGCCAGAATACTTCTCTGCGTATTTTTTTAGTAGGTTGGATGCAGTCAGAGCAGATATGTCATCATTCGCCCAGGCGTACTGATAGGTGCGCTGCAAATGACCTCTATAGGCTTCAACTTTATGGGCAGGAGACCGAGTGGTCGAAGTGATGTCGAAGTGCTGttctggccactgggcatgctcCGGCGTCCACTGCATCTTCAAGCCTAcagattttgggggtgggggggaaagtTAAATTACTTAATATTCATCAGAACTGATAAAGCTTCCCCCAAAACTTATTTTGTTACCTATTATTTTCCACTAATAATATCAACATTATAAAGCATTTCCCTAGTTTATAATACCTGCTATGATCTCTGTACATAATACGCATACTTTAAAATGGATTCAATTTCAGCCCAGTATAAactgaatttaaatgaaaactctGTAGAAGacctattttttttgtttcatttttaagtgatAAGAACATTTATTGCTGTTAAGCCTATCAATTGTTTTGCTACACGCAgagagaaatacatatatatgtacacacacattccTGTCAAATTATAATTCAGTCATTGgttcttacaataaaatatgcatacattttaaatatctagcCAGTTACAGTATTACACATGTACAATATCTCGATATTCTCTCTTCACATCacagtttgttttatattttaaccaATATAAAAATGAGACACAGCTGACAGATCACATCTAGGATACCTCTCTTATTTGGTACTGAACACCTAGTTAGCACAGTATAATGCTCCCTGCACAGAACAATATGACACAGACATAGCAGGTCATTCCATAATCCAACTCTCATCTAAAGTGGTCCACGACAGTTTCAAATCTGCTTCGTGGAGTGCAGCAAAGCAATCTC encodes the following:
- the FIGN gene encoding fidgetin isoform X1, which translates into the protein MISSTSVYGLKMQWTPEHAQWPEQHFDITSTTRSPAHKVEAYRGHLQRTYQYAWANDDISALTASNLLKKYAEKYSGILEGPVDRPVLSNYSDAPSGLVNGRKNESEPWQPSLNSEAVYPMNCVPDVITASKAGVSSALPPADVSASIGSSPGVASNLTEPSYSSSTCGSHTVPSLHAGLPSQEYAPGYNGSYLHSTYSSQPAPALPSPHPSPLHSSGLLQPPPPPPPPPALVPGYNGTSNLSGYSYPSASYPPQTAVGSGYSPGGAPPPSAYLPSGIPAPTPLPPTTVPGYTYQGHGLTPIAPSALTNSSASSLKRKAFYMAGQGDMDSSYGNYSYGQQRSTQSPMYRMPDNSISNSNRGNGFDRNAETSSLAFKPTKQLMSSEQQRKFSSQSSRALTPPSYSTAKNSLGSRSSESFGKYTSPVMSEHGDEHRQLLSHPMQGPGLRAATSSNHSVDEQLKNTDTHLIDLVTNEIITQGPPVDWNDIAGLDLVKAVIKEEVLWPVLRSDAFSGLTALPRSILLFGPRGTGKTLLGRCIASQLGATFFKIAGSGLVAKWLGEAEKIIHASFLVARCRQPSVIFVSDIDMLLSSQVSEEHSPVSRMRTEFLMQLDTVLTSAEDQIVVICATSKPEEIDESLRRYFMKRLLIPLPDSTARHQIIVQLLSQHNYCLNDKEFALLVQRTEGFSGLDVAHLCQEAAVGPLHAMPATDLSAIMPSQLRPVTYQDFENAFCKIQPSISQKELDMYVEWNKMFGCSQ
- the FIGN gene encoding fidgetin isoform X2; protein product: MQWTPEHAQWPEQHFDITSTTRSPAHKVEAYRGHLQRTYQYAWANDDISALTASNLLKKYAEKYSGILEGPVDRPVLSNYSDAPSGLVNGRKNESEPWQPSLNSEAVYPMNCVPDVITASKAGVSSALPPADVSASIGSSPGVASNLTEPSYSSSTCGSHTVPSLHAGLPSQEYAPGYNGSYLHSTYSSQPAPALPSPHPSPLHSSGLLQPPPPPPPPPALVPGYNGTSNLSGYSYPSASYPPQTAVGSGYSPGGAPPPSAYLPSGIPAPTPLPPTTVPGYTYQGHGLTPIAPSALTNSSASSLKRKAFYMAGQGDMDSSYGNYSYGQQRSTQSPMYRMPDNSISNSNRGNGFDRNAETSSLAFKPTKQLMSSEQQRKFSSQSSRALTPPSYSTAKNSLGSRSSESFGKYTSPVMSEHGDEHRQLLSHPMQGPGLRAATSSNHSVDEQLKNTDTHLIDLVTNEIITQGPPVDWNDIAGLDLVKAVIKEEVLWPVLRSDAFSGLTALPRSILLFGPRGTGKTLLGRCIASQLGATFFKIAGSGLVAKWLGEAEKIIHASFLVARCRQPSVIFVSDIDMLLSSQVSEEHSPVSRMRTEFLMQLDTVLTSAEDQIVVICATSKPEEIDESLRRYFMKRLLIPLPDSTARHQIIVQLLSQHNYCLNDKEFALLVQRTEGFSGLDVAHLCQEAAVGPLHAMPATDLSAIMPSQLRPVTYQDFENAFCKIQPSISQKELDMYVEWNKMFGCSQ